In Microbacterium sp. 1.5R, the following are encoded in one genomic region:
- a CDS encoding glycosyltransferase gives MTDASARTGTPTGRILFLSHSHPFGVFRVGSHHYARVLSDRGVDVVHVSTPISLVHRLTGRVNSSRLTGIPRGAERDRDGVLQIVPSTVLPRPLAVPTVARMLQRDGIDAAFDAVLIDQPLLWDSSVRSLSSRVIYRPTDLYPGGVKHALQRRILDQADGVIATSDEVLRGLGDLHVPSLILANGAESARFAPPRADAGPRGARCVYVGALDDRFDWGRIEGWALARPDVEFVIAGPDARPPRALPANVEIVGPVPYADVPSLLHTARVGLLPLSDSPLNAGRSPMKLYEYLAAGLAVLARETPGIGASSDLGIEVYTDDGDADAALERALAHPSPNRSGGALASSASWERKTDSLEQFLRTVPSRSV, from the coding sequence ATGACCGACGCCTCGGCGCGCACCGGCACCCCGACCGGGCGGATCCTCTTCCTCTCGCACAGCCATCCGTTCGGGGTCTTCCGGGTCGGCAGCCACCACTACGCCCGAGTGCTGTCCGACCGCGGGGTCGATGTCGTCCACGTGAGCACTCCGATCTCCCTCGTGCATCGGCTGACCGGGCGGGTGAACTCATCGCGCCTCACCGGCATCCCTCGCGGAGCCGAGCGAGACCGGGACGGCGTGCTGCAGATCGTCCCGAGCACCGTCCTGCCGAGGCCTCTGGCGGTGCCGACCGTCGCTCGGATGCTGCAACGCGACGGCATCGATGCGGCGTTCGATGCGGTGCTCATCGATCAGCCGCTGCTCTGGGACTCATCCGTACGGTCGCTCTCGAGCCGCGTGATCTATCGACCGACCGACCTCTACCCCGGCGGGGTGAAGCACGCCCTGCAGCGACGAATTCTCGACCAGGCCGACGGTGTGATCGCCACCTCCGACGAAGTGCTGCGCGGGCTCGGCGACCTGCACGTGCCCTCGCTGATACTGGCCAACGGGGCGGAATCCGCTCGATTCGCGCCGCCGCGCGCTGATGCGGGTCCCCGCGGCGCCCGCTGCGTGTATGTCGGAGCGCTCGACGACCGATTCGATTGGGGGCGCATCGAGGGCTGGGCTCTGGCTCGGCCGGACGTCGAGTTCGTCATCGCGGGGCCCGATGCACGCCCGCCCCGAGCCCTGCCGGCGAATGTCGAGATCGTGGGGCCCGTTCCGTACGCCGACGTACCGAGCCTGCTGCACACGGCGCGCGTCGGTCTCCTCCCGCTCTCCGACAGCCCGCTCAACGCGGGGCGCAGCCCGATGAAGCTCTATGAGTACCTCGCAGCCGGGCTGGCAGTCCTGGCGCGCGAGACGCCCGGCATCGGCGCATCATCCGACCTCGGCATCGAGGTCTACACCGATGACGGAGACGCGGATGCTGCGCTCGAACGCGCGCTGGCGCACCCGTCGCCGAACCGTTCCGGTGGCGCCCTCGCATCGTCCGCGTCGTGGGAGCGCAAGACGGACTCGCTCGAGCAGTTCCTCCGGACGGTTCCGAGTCGCAGCGTCTAG